The Aerosakkonema funiforme FACHB-1375 genome contains a region encoding:
- the gvpC gene encoding gas vesicle protein GvpC, with the protein MTALMEKIRQEHRSIAEEVAQLFKETQTFLSDTTTQRHAQAKKQAEELFQFHQNLQQENRDFLTATHQKRMDEAQKQAANLDKFHQELQQNSRDFLTATHQQRMTQAKEQNQQLRQFRRDLFISIFGIPTTSAKQVKISPKQPKN; encoded by the coding sequence ATGACGGCTTTAATGGAAAAAATCCGGCAGGAGCATCGTTCAATAGCTGAGGAAGTGGCTCAACTATTTAAAGAGACTCAAACATTTCTGTCGGATACCACAACACAAAGACACGCCCAAGCTAAAAAGCAAGCGGAAGAACTGTTTCAATTCCATCAAAATTTACAACAAGAAAATCGCGACTTCTTAACAGCTACCCATCAAAAACGGATGGATGAAGCTCAAAAACAAGCTGCAAATTTGGATAAATTCCACCAAGAATTGCAGCAAAATAGCCGCGATTTTTTAACGGCTACCCATCAACAACGGATGACTCAAGCCAAGGAACAAAACCAGCAGCTACGTCAATTCCGCCGGGATCTGTTTATCAGTATTTTTGGAATTCCTACTACTTCTGCAAAGCAAGTAAAGATTTCACCAAAGCAGCCCAAGAATTGA
- the gvpA gene encoding gas vesicle structural protein GvpA, with product MAVEKTNSSSSLAEVIDRILDKGIVVDAWARVSLVGIELLAIEARVVIASVETYLKYAEAVGLTQSAAMPAA from the coding sequence ATGGCTGTAGAAAAAACCAATTCTTCCTCTAGCTTGGCTGAAGTTATCGATCGCATCCTTGACAAAGGTATTGTTGTAGATGCTTGGGCTCGTGTATCTCTAGTCGGTATTGAATTGTTGGCTATCGAAGCTCGTGTCGTGATCGCTTCTGTAGAAACTTATCTGAAGTATGCTGAAGCCGTTGGTCTAACTCAATCAGCTGCTATGCCTGCTGCTTAA
- a CDS encoding helicase C-terminal domain-containing protein: protein MIAANLGRLFEVGFNTGILAGIQHHQIEHNFGNLYQRDLQHLQFPKMLQRILSEEQVISQKDIQIIEKWCLYLLQKGFLSGLNFFGEYIKSTRWNNTKRSPIEILYYQCSFGDANSIKTYPKSEEQEYTDLLSQFGNYININNLKRYIDRYKQKGEFLKADTLMLLRYKQEFRILAIDLSIFSVKSAKDLLDFEDKDMQNQRRLLLREISYLRSKSVFSKLRIDTGATDKLGFDFGENLTRYFTAFKREDKESAKLIQAGSYARSFYEFLCQTDILNERVSVVFNVVGYSDRGIGAMSLRPENLDVLRTCSQIYRNEPREQEIDRARNEVLNLIQLNAGRSFQDGRNFVKQLLEIPSDTTTIIPHTEKIDNFSSTLELREPHAKLIKNALNSDRTYLFLTGNPGIGKTTAIVEFLKERKHEGFLFFYVSPRKQVNLDIIEKFKDAETGNLDDEIFCMNTNSQLIADNFPPCVVNYYSNKGRGNFMQKAVNFIDASQEIQRQPSRQQALERRTEDEIVATNRKCEGVLSCLCEAIHTAIECEISNNIVATACIQSLRITANGKNTLEYFENIFKSARNTRDGNVIPAEMRRISARIKHLFIMIDEITGDDSGVEFLNGISRILSNYKLSDSENGFNTKVIVADASIVDANVIQQHLSEPSPEPDKIFFRRASSQANEPLWSQEFEFKEKPALIINANSYPASSLTVTYKVFVESVKFDEDTFAEKRDNLKNTVRSQIVDDINALWKQPDTGQILVYIQDKRKLQELIEKIQKQRGEFVKNKDYLEIHANLSDRDKQEIHQFKNRVKVIFMTSSASRGLSFPKAKHILVEIPRFRVESNLMEIIQVIYRGRGSYIENGAEKTLDDREKELIFYLCDRAIYSADDKQLSLRESVINLLNILLIIKTCVMTRIKGYGQLGRSNFLMIPIGGKSVSSAGQTFSGQMANLIKDLKNEHRRLPSHKLLQEVYTSLEQLLSRAEFVLNSRNPVSPRTRNPVSWRNRVSAGSENYPYLELREVFNAKFSDLIAKGFDNLLNFGNIQHGHINGSLLVVPIAEEKLEETYEMRLMEIATHATKELVNKMLEIHRSSDYPERLRSAIKNAIELVDKVRDYRDKTQFLAQNSQRLDQYYALPLFTFISGEAMSKYFADDPEEAEDERFRDILATYIHHLYPADKTLPIGHKYRDFPFVVFRSYSLEEMREKIFTDKYLLTSNELNVLNLILSQAE from the coding sequence ATGATTGCTGCAAACTTGGGTCGTTTATTTGAAGTAGGTTTTAATACCGGGATTCTTGCTGGTATACAACATCACCAGATCGAGCATAATTTCGGCAATTTGTATCAACGCGATTTGCAACACTTGCAATTTCCTAAAATGCTTCAGCGGATACTGAGTGAAGAGCAAGTAATCAGTCAGAAGGATATCCAAATAATTGAAAAATGGTGTTTATATTTATTGCAGAAAGGTTTTCTGTCTGGATTGAATTTTTTTGGGGAGTACATTAAATCTACTAGATGGAATAACACCAAGCGATCGCCTATCGAAATTTTGTACTACCAGTGCAGTTTTGGCGATGCAAACAGCATCAAAACTTATCCGAAAAGTGAAGAACAAGAATATACAGATTTATTGTCGCAGTTTGGTAACTATATAAATATAAATAACCTGAAACGATATATCGATCGCTACAAACAAAAGGGTGAGTTTTTGAAAGCAGACACCCTGATGTTGTTGCGTTATAAGCAGGAATTTAGAATTCTGGCGATTGACTTATCTATCTTTTCTGTCAAGTCAGCTAAAGACCTCTTGGATTTTGAAGATAAAGATATGCAGAATCAGCGGCGTTTGTTGCTGCGGGAGATTAGCTATTTACGCTCAAAAAGTGTTTTTTCTAAACTGCGGATAGACACAGGTGCTACCGATAAGTTAGGTTTTGATTTTGGAGAGAATTTGACGCGGTATTTTACTGCTTTTAAGCGGGAGGATAAAGAAAGTGCTAAGTTAATTCAAGCAGGTTCTTATGCTCGCAGTTTTTATGAATTTTTATGCCAAACTGATATCCTCAACGAACGAGTATCGGTGGTGTTTAATGTGGTGGGATATAGCGATCGCGGGATCGGCGCGATGTCCCTCCGTCCCGAAAACTTAGATGTACTGAGAACCTGTTCGCAGATTTACAGGAATGAACCAAGAGAACAGGAGATCGATCGAGCGCGAAATGAAGTTTTAAATCTTATCCAGTTAAACGCAGGTCGCAGTTTTCAAGACGGCAGAAATTTTGTCAAGCAGCTATTAGAAATACCCAGCGACACTACAACTATTATACCTCATACCGAAAAGATCGATAACTTCAGTTCGACATTGGAACTGAGGGAACCTCACGCTAAATTAATAAAAAATGCGCTCAATAGCGATCGCACTTATTTATTCTTAACTGGAAATCCGGGAATTGGCAAAACTACAGCAATTGTAGAGTTTCTGAAAGAGCGCAAACATGAAGGTTTTCTTTTCTTCTACGTCAGTCCCAGGAAACAAGTCAATTTGGACATTATCGAAAAATTCAAAGACGCAGAAACTGGTAATTTAGATGATGAAATATTTTGCATGAACACGAACTCCCAACTCATCGCCGATAACTTTCCGCCTTGTGTTGTTAACTATTATTCCAATAAAGGTCGCGGTAACTTTATGCAAAAAGCTGTTAATTTTATCGACGCCAGTCAGGAAATTCAACGCCAACCTTCTCGCCAGCAAGCACTTGAAAGAAGAACTGAAGACGAAATTGTCGCTACAAATCGCAAATGCGAGGGAGTTTTATCCTGTCTTTGCGAAGCAATACATACAGCGATCGAATGCGAAATATCTAATAATATTGTCGCCACAGCTTGTATTCAATCTTTAAGGATAACCGCCAATGGCAAAAATACTTTGGAGTATTTTGAAAATATCTTCAAAAGCGCTCGCAATACCCGCGATGGTAACGTTATTCCTGCTGAAATGAGAAGAATTTCAGCGCGAATCAAGCATTTATTCATTATGATAGATGAAATCACTGGCGATGATAGCGGCGTTGAGTTTTTAAATGGAATCAGCCGGATTTTGAGTAATTATAAATTAAGCGATTCAGAAAACGGTTTTAACACTAAAGTTATTGTCGCCGATGCTTCGATCGTCGATGCAAATGTCATCCAGCAGCATTTATCTGAACCTTCACCAGAACCTGATAAAATATTCTTTAGACGTGCATCTTCTCAAGCAAATGAGCCACTTTGGTCACAGGAATTTGAGTTTAAAGAAAAACCAGCACTTATTATCAACGCTAACTCTTATCCAGCTAGCAGTTTGACTGTTACATATAAGGTATTTGTCGAGTCAGTAAAGTTTGACGAAGATACTTTTGCCGAGAAAAGAGATAATTTAAAAAATACTGTGCGATCGCAAATTGTAGATGATATCAACGCTCTCTGGAAACAACCGGATACAGGTCAAATTCTAGTATACATCCAAGATAAACGCAAATTGCAAGAATTAATTGAAAAAATCCAAAAGCAGCGGGGAGAGTTTGTCAAAAATAAAGATTACCTGGAAATCCACGCCAACCTTTCCGATCGAGATAAACAAGAGATACATCAGTTCAAAAATCGGGTAAAAGTTATTTTCATGACTTCCTCAGCGAGTCGGGGTTTATCGTTTCCCAAGGCGAAACATATCTTGGTGGAAATACCTCGGTTTCGAGTGGAAAGTAACTTGATGGAAATCATACAAGTTATTTACAGAGGACGCGGTAGTTATATCGAAAATGGCGCAGAAAAAACGCTGGACGATCGAGAAAAAGAACTGATTTTTTACTTGTGCGATCGCGCCATCTATTCCGCTGATGACAAACAACTTTCCTTACGAGAAAGCGTTATTAATTTATTGAATATCTTGCTAATTATCAAAACTTGTGTAATGACCCGCATTAAGGGTTACGGACAACTCGGTCGGTCAAACTTTTTGATGATTCCCATCGGTGGAAAATCTGTATCATCGGCTGGTCAAACTTTTAGCGGACAAATGGCTAATCTGATTAAAGATTTGAAGAACGAACACCGCAGACTTCCCAGTCACAAACTTTTGCAAGAAGTTTATACAAGTTTAGAACAATTACTCAGTCGCGCCGAGTTTGTGTTAAATTCTAGAAACCCGGTTTCTCCAAGAACTAGAAACCCGGTTTCTTGGAGAAACCGGGTTTCTGCTGGGTCTGAAAATTATCCCTATTTGGAATTAAGAGAAGTTTTTAATGCCAAATTTTCAGATTTAATAGCCAAGGGATTTGATAATTTACTCAACTTTGGCAACATCCAACACGGTCATATTAATGGTAGCTTGCTAGTAGTACCAATTGCCGAAGAAAAATTAGAAGAAACTTACGAAATGCGGCTGATGGAAATAGCAACCCACGCCACAAAAGAACTGGTGAATAAGATGCTAGAAATTCATCGCAGTTCCGATTATCCTGAACGGCTGCGATCGGCAATCAAAAATGCCATAGAATTAGTAGATAAAGTGCGCGATTATAGAGACAAAACCCAGTTTTTAGCGCAAAACAGCCAGCGTCTTGACCAATATTATGCCTTGCCGTTATTTACTTTTATTAGCGGTGAAGCAATGAGTAAATATTTTGCCGATGACCCGGAAGAAGCAGAAGACGAAAGATTTCGAGATATTCTGGCTACCTACATTCACCACCTGTATCCAGCCGATAAAACTCTGCCTATCGGTCACAAGTATAGAGATTTCCCCTTTGTGGTGTTTAGAAGTTACAGTTTAGAGGAAATGAGGGAAAAGATTTTTACCGATAAGTATCTATTGACTTCTAATGAGTTGAATGTACTGAATTTGATTCTTTCTCAAGCAGAATAA
- a CDS encoding glycoside hydrolase family 13 protein, producing MQINTPDWVKHAVFYQIFPDRFARSKQSRKRLLKNASWEAWDDMPTLQGYKGGDLWGVMEQLDYLQDLGINAIYFTPIFQSASNHRYHTHDYYLVDPMLGGNSAFKELLDAAHKRNIKVVLDGVFNHASRGFFFFHDILENGPHSPWLDWFKIERWPLSPYNGEYPANYVGWAGNRALPEFNHENPEVREYIMEIAEYWIKFGIDGWRLDVPFEIKVPGFWQEFRDRVKAINPEAYIVGEVWGDSRQWLDGTQFDGVMNYLFAAPTIAFTAGDRVDIEQVQDRSYQPYPPLFAKEYGEKIQHLLQLYPWDIQLTQLNLLASHDTARLLSIAKDDKPSVELATLLLMTYPGAPSIYYGDEVGLPGKLDPDSRRGFPMEAHWDIYVLKYHQKLIALRQKYPALRTGYYHILYAEGTVYVFDRILGNEELIIAVNVGTAPAQASFEVTGLQSQPSQLLYGDCEVSWSNDEEKSNQLTLNIPPRTGCILGEERG from the coding sequence ATGCAGATTAATACTCCAGATTGGGTCAAACACGCCGTTTTCTACCAGATTTTTCCAGACCGCTTTGCCAGAAGCAAGCAATCTCGCAAGCGCCTGTTAAAGAATGCCTCTTGGGAAGCTTGGGACGATATGCCAACTCTACAAGGCTACAAAGGCGGCGATTTGTGGGGTGTAATGGAACAACTGGATTATTTACAGGATTTGGGGATTAACGCCATTTATTTTACCCCCATTTTTCAATCGGCTAGCAATCATCGTTACCACACTCACGATTATTACTTGGTCGATCCGATGTTGGGCGGAAATTCTGCTTTTAAAGAATTGCTAGATGCCGCCCACAAAAGGAATATTAAAGTTGTTCTGGACGGGGTATTTAATCATGCCAGTCGCGGCTTTTTCTTTTTCCACGATATCTTAGAAAATGGCCCTCATTCCCCTTGGTTAGATTGGTTTAAAATTGAACGTTGGCCGCTATCTCCTTACAATGGTGAGTACCCTGCTAACTATGTGGGTTGGGCTGGCAATCGGGCGCTACCGGAATTCAATCACGAAAATCCCGAAGTGCGGGAATATATTATGGAAATTGCCGAATATTGGATTAAATTCGGTATTGATGGTTGGCGTTTAGATGTGCCGTTCGAGATAAAAGTGCCTGGTTTTTGGCAGGAGTTTCGCGATCGCGTCAAAGCCATCAACCCAGAAGCCTACATCGTCGGCGAAGTTTGGGGAGACTCCCGCCAATGGTTGGATGGAACTCAATTTGATGGCGTGATGAATTACCTATTTGCCGCACCGACGATCGCATTCACAGCAGGCGATCGCGTTGACATCGAACAAGTACAAGATCGTTCCTACCAACCTTACCCGCCCCTATTTGCCAAAGAATACGGCGAAAAAATTCAGCACCTATTGCAACTATACCCTTGGGACATCCAACTCACCCAACTTAACTTATTAGCAAGTCACGATACAGCGCGGCTGCTTTCCATCGCCAAAGACGACAAACCCAGTGTAGAATTAGCAACATTGCTGCTGATGACATATCCGGGTGCGCCCAGCATTTACTACGGCGATGAAGTTGGCTTACCGGGTAAGTTAGATCCCGACTCTCGGCGCGGTTTTCCTATGGAAGCCCATTGGGATATTTACGTTCTCAAATATCACCAAAAACTGATTGCCTTGCGTCAGAAATACCCAGCCCTCCGCACCGGTTACTATCACATTTTATATGCAGAGGGAACAGTTTATGTGTTCGATCGCATTCTGGGAAATGAGGAATTAATTATTGCCGTTAATGTCGGTACAGCACCTGCACAAGCCAGCTTTGAAGTAACTGGTTTGCAATCTCAACCCAGCCAGTTATTGTACGGTGACTGCGAGGTATCCTGGAGCAACGACGAAGAAAAATCCAACCAACTAACGTTGAATATTCCCCCTCGTACAGGCTGTATATTGGGAGAAGAGAGGGGCTAG
- a CDS encoding fasciclin domain-containing protein — translation MADIVDTAVRNGSFNTLVEAVKAAGLVDTLKSTGPFTVFAPTDEAFAHLPTGTIDKLLGDIPQLTKILTYHVLEGKVMSKDVMNLDKATTFEGSDLKIDTSNGVKVGDATVVKSDIEADNGVIHVIDTVLVPQ, via the coding sequence ATGGCAGACATTGTAGATACCGCCGTTAGAAACGGTTCTTTCAACACTTTGGTAGAGGCGGTTAAGGCAGCTGGTTTGGTAGATACTCTCAAAAGTACTGGCCCTTTCACCGTATTTGCGCCGACCGATGAAGCTTTTGCCCACCTACCAACAGGAACTATAGACAAACTTCTGGGAGATATTCCTCAATTAACAAAGATTCTGACTTATCATGTCCTCGAAGGCAAAGTGATGTCTAAAGATGTGATGAATCTGGACAAGGCTACTACATTTGAAGGTTCAGACCTCAAGATTGATACCTCTAATGGCGTCAAGGTCGGTGATGCTACTGTTGTGAAATCCGATATCGAAGCTGACAACGGTGTTATTCACGTTATTGATACCGTCTTGGTTCCGCAATAG
- a CDS encoding fasciclin domain-containing protein has translation MADLVETAASVGSFKTLLTVVEAAGLLDALKSPGSLALFAPTDEAFAKIPATTIASWMEDIPKLKKIVAYHVVPGDVRSDDLLQIDEAPTLEGSIIAIDNSDGVKVNDAKVLQQDILADNGVIHVIDTVLMPALVAGH, from the coding sequence ATGGCTGATTTAGTTGAGACTGCTGCTAGCGTCGGTTCTTTCAAAACTTTGCTGACTGTAGTGGAAGCCGCTGGTTTGTTAGACGCTCTCAAGAGTCCTGGCTCCTTGGCACTTTTTGCACCGACCGATGAAGCATTTGCCAAAATTCCAGCTACCACGATAGCTTCCTGGATGGAAGATATTCCCAAGCTCAAGAAAATTGTGGCATATCATGTCGTGCCTGGGGATGTTAGGTCTGATGACCTCCTTCAGATAGATGAAGCTCCCACACTTGAGGGCTCGATAATCGCAATTGACAACTCAGACGGCGTAAAAGTGAATGATGCCAAAGTGCTTCAACAAGATATTCTTGCCGACAACGGCGTTATTCACGTTATCGATACCGTGTTGATGCCTGCATTAGTTGCCGGTCATTAA
- a CDS encoding ABC transporter ATP-binding protein yields the protein MTFVEDSPEGAIVLGREPVVQTYELSKTYLTGFWLNQKIESLKNCTLTVYKGETFGLLGQNGAGKTTLLKTLLGIVRPTSGRATILGEPLGDRTVKQRIGYLPENAYYYDNLTGWEFLQMTAGLFEIPESVQKERIPLLLDMVGLAQSAAKKKQLRQYSKGMMQRIGMAQALINDPELVFLDEPMSGLDPMGRYQIREIILSLKEQGKTIFFNSHVLSDVEMICDRIAILAQGELICIGSLDELLGTADLYYVKGKGGNSEVLKKWIPDLDFEENSWKGHLQGELQDFVASINAMQAQIISLNLARPSLEDFFMQQLRQRGFVASS from the coding sequence ATGACTTTCGTTGAAGATTCCCCAGAAGGAGCCATTGTCCTTGGACGCGAGCCGGTCGTGCAAACCTATGAGCTAAGCAAAACCTACCTTACTGGCTTCTGGCTTAACCAGAAAATCGAATCGCTGAAAAACTGTACGCTCACAGTCTATAAAGGCGAAACTTTCGGGCTTTTGGGTCAAAATGGTGCGGGAAAAACTACACTGCTCAAAACGCTGCTGGGTATTGTGCGTCCGACTTCCGGACGTGCGACAATTTTGGGAGAACCGTTGGGCGATCGCACCGTCAAACAACGCATCGGTTATCTGCCAGAAAATGCTTATTACTACGACAACCTCACCGGCTGGGAATTTTTGCAGATGACAGCCGGATTATTTGAAATCCCGGAGTCGGTACAAAAAGAGCGCATCCCCCTACTGTTAGATATGGTAGGACTTGCCCAGTCAGCTGCTAAGAAAAAACAATTGCGTCAATATTCCAAAGGGATGATGCAACGTATCGGGATGGCGCAAGCATTAATCAACGATCCGGAATTGGTGTTTCTGGATGAGCCGATGTCAGGACTCGATCCGATGGGGCGCTACCAAATCCGCGAGATTATTTTATCGCTCAAAGAACAGGGCAAGACGATTTTTTTCAACTCTCACGTATTGTCGGATGTGGAGATGATCTGCGATCGCATCGCCATATTAGCCCAAGGCGAATTAATTTGCATCGGCTCTTTGGATGAACTGCTAGGCACCGCAGACTTATACTACGTCAAAGGCAAAGGCGGTAACTCGGAAGTTCTTAAAAAATGGATACCAGACTTAGACTTTGAAGAAAACAGCTGGAAAGGTCATTTACAGGGCGAACTACAGGATTTTGTCGCCAGTATAAACGCGATGCAGGCACAAATAATTTCTTTAAATTTAGCCCGCCCCTCACTGGAAGACTTTTTCATGCAGCAGCTGCGACAGCGGGGCTTTGTTGCCAGCAGTTGA
- a CDS encoding alanine--tRNA ligase-related protein, with protein sequence MNSNQIRQKFLSFYAARGHQILPTESLVANSPDLMFQTNLWTLPFHPISLGQRYSPSNHSTILQKHISPNLTVLTERHLTFFEILGNCGNYSQEQALSWAWELCTEVYQLPPERLVVSVRINDTETFAIWRDRIGVPEHRIIFSNQNFWRTRPHGHCGRNTRIHYDFYPERGYQSVASEEDIQFQSKDKEYYDRPDTLHYLLPEEDLRFLSFYHLVLMEFDTEKYVNKLIPLQRNYIDAGLAVEKLAVILQEVSNFYETDLIFPIIETVAEVAGVDYERADAWTKICLKVIADQIRAAVYLSADCVPKPPHFWNHPIRKQIKIWLMRVVLHAQLLGIEHPFVKLPIATTITLGEKFYPLLRQQQNEITAFLQDEESYCWKQLQTAREKGIVTGRTIEQFFHTYDCSIKDIQRWATQQSLTLDFSEYNAILGPEID encoded by the coding sequence ATGAATAGCAACCAAATCAGACAAAAATTTCTTTCATTTTATGCTGCTAGAGGTCATCAGATTTTACCCACAGAATCTTTGGTTGCTAACTCTCCCGATTTAATGTTCCAAACTAATCTTTGGACATTGCCATTTCATCCAATTTCTCTGGGACAGCGATACTCGCCATCGAATCATTCTACAATTTTGCAAAAGCATATTTCTCCCAATTTGACTGTTCTTACCGAGCGCCATCTTACCTTTTTCGAGATCTTGGGTAATTGCGGCAACTATTCTCAAGAACAGGCATTAAGTTGGGCTTGGGAACTTTGCACGGAAGTTTATCAACTGCCACCGGAGCGATTGGTGGTAAGTGTACGTATAAATGATACTGAAACCTTTGCCATCTGGCGCGATCGCATTGGCGTACCCGAACACCGAATTATTTTCAGCAACCAGAATTTTTGGCGCACTCGTCCGCACGGTCACTGCGGTCGCAACACCCGCATTCACTACGATTTTTACCCAGAACGAGGCTATCAATCGGTTGCATCAGAAGAGGATATCCAATTTCAATCTAAAGATAAAGAATACTACGATCGCCCGGACACGCTTCATTACCTTTTACCAGAGGAAGATTTGCGATTTCTCAGCTTTTACCATCTGGTTTTGATGGAATTTGATACCGAAAAGTATGTCAATAAGCTAATTCCACTTCAGCGTAATTATATAGATGCGGGTCTAGCTGTAGAAAAGCTAGCAGTTATTCTTCAAGAAGTATCTAACTTCTATGAGACTGACTTAATATTTCCCATCATTGAAACTGTTGCTGAAGTTGCTGGAGTTGATTACGAGCGAGCCGATGCCTGGACTAAGATTTGTTTAAAAGTAATTGCCGATCAAATACGTGCAGCTGTGTACTTGAGCGCCGATTGTGTCCCTAAACCGCCACATTTCTGGAACCATCCTATCCGTAAGCAAATTAAAATATGGTTAATGCGTGTAGTATTGCACGCACAACTGTTAGGCATTGAACATCCTTTTGTGAAATTGCCGATCGCTACTACCATCACTTTAGGAGAAAAATTTTATCCCCTTTTGCGACAACAACAAAATGAAATTACCGCCTTCCTACAAGACGAAGAATCTTACTGTTGGAAACAACTCCAAACCGCACGAGAAAAAGGTATTGTTACTGGCCGAACGATCGAGCAATTTTTCCACACCTACGATTGCTCTATAAAAGATATTCAAAGATGGGCTACTCAGCAAAGTTTGACTCTTGATTTTTCAGAATACAATGCTATTTTAGGGCCAGAAATTGATTGA
- a CDS encoding alpha/beta hydrolase, whose protein sequence is MTHPILDRPDILQVIFHPRRDYNFSSNIPAVYPVAVEVEPGVAVTGRLHPASTDSPAIVYFHGNGEIAADYDELAQIYVDLGITLLVMDYRGYGSSDGKPTASNLLSDAVTVFDAVGEIFQSHYLSPKQFYVMGRSLGSAAAIEVARYAGDRLAGLIIESGFADTFALLSRFGVIIKRAEEERDGCGNAFKLSQITTRTLIIHGQNDVLIPVEDALELHRSSAAQDKEILLISQAGHNNLMLLGMDLYFEAIQNFLGV, encoded by the coding sequence ATGACTCATCCTATTCTCGATCGCCCTGATATATTGCAGGTAATCTTCCATCCCAGACGAGATTACAACTTTAGCTCGAACATTCCAGCTGTCTACCCGGTTGCTGTGGAGGTTGAACCCGGTGTCGCCGTCACGGGAAGATTGCACCCAGCATCAACCGATTCGCCAGCAATCGTTTATTTTCACGGTAATGGGGAAATTGCTGCTGATTACGATGAACTGGCACAGATCTACGTGGACTTAGGCATCACTCTGCTGGTGATGGATTATCGTGGATATGGATCGAGCGACGGGAAGCCTACAGCTAGCAATTTGTTGAGTGATGCTGTGACTGTGTTCGATGCGGTTGGTGAGATTTTCCAGTCTCATTACTTGAGTCCAAAGCAGTTTTATGTTATGGGTAGAAGTCTTGGCAGCGCGGCTGCGATCGAAGTGGCGAGGTATGCAGGCGATCGATTGGCAGGACTGATTATTGAGAGCGGCTTTGCAGATACTTTCGCGCTACTATCCCGCTTCGGAGTAATAATTAAAAGAGCAGAGGAAGAGCGCGATGGCTGTGGCAACGCCTTCAAATTGAGCCAAATTACTACACGAACTCTCATTATCCACGGTCAAAATGATGTGTTGATTCCGGTAGAAGATGCGCTGGAATTGCATCGTTCTTCTGCTGCACAGGACAAAGAGATATTGCTGATTTCTCAAGCCGGTCACAACAATTTGATGCTACTGGGGATGGATTTATATTTTGAGGCGATCCAGAATTTTTTAGGTGTTTAG